The genomic segment TTAACCCCAAGGCTAAATCTTACTACCTCTTCGACGGATATGCACATCTCTCTTCTGGTCTTGCTTGTGGGCTTGCTGGTCTTTCTGCTGGAATGGCCATTGGTATTGTTGGTGATGCTGGTGTCAGGTATGATCCTCCTTGTCTTTCTTCATTTGCTAAAAGACTCAATTTCTTAGAAGCATTTCCTTATGAACCTGGATAACTTGAGTTTGGTGTCACAAATTCAGTTTCGTCACTATGTTCTAGGCCAATGGCGTATTTGATATGTCTAGCATCTTTAAGTATGTGTGTGTGAGTGTCTGTTCCTTCATATATCCGTCTGATAAGCAACTTTGTTGGTTGATGACAGGGCCAATGCTCAACAGCCAAAGCTTTTCGTTGGTATGATTCTTATCCTCATTTTCGCTGAAGCTCTGGCTCTATACGGTCTTATCGTGGGGATCATTTTGTCCTCCCGAGCTGGTCAGTCCAGAGCCGAATGAGAAGAGAATGCCGGTTCTTGAACTCAAGCATGattctttctttcccttttccCCGGTCTGTTCATGGAGTCGGGatctttcttatattatttgTCAGGTTAGTAGAGAGACACAATGGTTTTGCTCCCTGTAGAgcatgtttttttctctgaagAACGTGCTTGCTCGAAACAAAAACCACACatcatcaaaagtgttgttcgTTTTTCACCATTATGTTATGTTTGTAATGAGACCGTGACGGATTCTTATGTTCCCAGTAAGATAACTGTGGGAGACGCCCTCTATTTATATCTTTTgtcattttcaaataaattaccAGAAAACTCGATTTTATCTTGTTTATGAAATTTTTCTgagtctattttttttgttactctaTGTcattaacatgttttttttacttgcaaATTACTCGTGGATAGAAATAAACAGTTGAAGTGAATTAATCAAAAGAACATCAGTACAACAAAATCGGTTGAGTTGTTGAAAAGGTTTGTCGAAGAccatatattatatttcaatCCAGAACAGGGACATGGAGCAGCGATATGCAATGTACTACATACAGTGTCTAAAAGATAGACGTGAACACACGGTCCGAACTGAATGAAGCTTACTAGTTTAGCTTCTTACAAGTTTTAGCTTCACTTAAATCCGAGGCAGAAGAATGCTTGTTTGTAAAACTTACAAAAACGCTGCGCTGTTTAGTTAGTAGAGAAGCCAAATGTGTGTTGTTTTTATAACGAAATGAACCGAACCGTCGTCTTTGACTGGTTTTGAAAAAAGCTCTCTTTGAAATTTTCTAACCGTCTCTCTTTTCTgaattactctctctctctctctctctcatttgtGTGCTTTtcatcataaatataaaaagtcaAAATCCGATCATCGTATCGTACGTTCTCAATTCCCCTTAAAGCCGTTacaaattttagggtttttagtcTGCCTTCGCCGGTTGGGTCAAATAACAATTAAAATCTGGAAATGTCTTCCCAAATTAGGTCACCGAAGAAGCAACCGCCGGAGCCGCCGTGTCTAATTTCGCTTCTCCCTGAAGAAATCATCGTCGATATCGTAGCCCGTGTCCCGAGATGCTATTACCCAACTCTCTCCCAAGTCTCAAAGCGTTTCCGATCCCTCGTCTCGTCTCCGGAGCTTTACACAAGACGCTCCTCCCTCGGATTCATAGAACAATGCCTCTATGTCGCAATCTCCAAAGATCAAACCTCAGATATCCACTGGTTTACTCTTTGCCGGAAACCTaacggaggaggagaagaaacacTCTCCGGCGGCGATCATCGTTTGGTACATATCCCTTCTCTCCCTCCCATGCCACTCCATGGAAGCTATGTAGGTCTTGGTCCTAACATCTTTGTGATGGGTGGATTTTGCGATTGGAAGATCACATCGAGCGTTTCGCTTATCGATTGTAGAACTCACACGGCTCAGTCTCTCACTGACATGCCTAAAGCCGTTGCTATTTCCGTCACGGAGCTTATTGATCGGAAGATTTATATAATTGGTGGTTCAGATACGCTTTCTCCTCTGAAATCGCCTTCGAGAAGCATTATGGTGTTCGATACAGATGCTGAAACGTGGTCTCTTAACTCGAGACCAGATTGGGAGCAAGGGAAGAGATGGTTCAGTAGTGTGGCTATAGGAGGTAAGATTTATATGAGGACTTGTTACAATAGCTTTGTTTACGATCCCAATGAAGATGTTTGTGATAAAGACGTGGCTTTGCATTCTAAGGAGTGGTCGAGTGCGTGTGTGATTGATGATGTGTTGTATTACTATGATGTGATTAAGAATTGTTTGAGAGTTTATGATCCAAAGCAGAGCTCTTGGGGAGTGGTGAGAGGTTTTGAAGGAGTGTTGCCTCGGGGTTGTAAGTGGTCGAAAACTGCGAGTTACAACGGTGGTAAATTGGTTCTCTTTTTAcagaaaacagagaaagcagAGATTTGGCGTGCGGAGAAAACAGAGATTTGGTGTGCGGAGATCGCTGTGGAAAGACGAGATGGTGGAGAGATTTGGGGTAAAGTTGAATGGTGTAATGTTGTGCTTGGTGGGAATTTTCATGTTATGGAATGTGTAACTGTTGTGCTCTGATCTTGTGATCAATCTGAAATAAACTTTTTGCGCCCTGTTAGTACTTGTGTGGCTATTAGCTTATGAATGTGCTTCATAGCCTCCTTCTGTATGGTGTGATGTTGTGTTTGGTGGGGGCAATCTTACATTTGTGAATTGAGTCCCCTGCTGCTTCTTCTGTTCTTTTGTAGTGATTCTGAAATTAACTTGACAGAAGGATCTAGCATAAAAGGTTGGAGTAACAACGACACTTTGCAAGTATACTAGATTGCTAGCTCATATTTGGCATTTCACTTTTCAAACGCATTGCTATCGAAACAGCTTCTTTATTTGTGgattaggaaaagaaaagttCCGCCATGTCTTGTAGAAACTGTTTGGGATCCTATACGCCTCATTTATCTTCATCTAATGTTGATTTTTGTAACGTAGGTTAAATGATGAAAGTAAACATTATCAACCAATAAAATAGAAGAGATGAAAACGTCTTTGCTGACAAATCTTATGACATATGCAACAAATCTTTGTCTCTGATATCCCTTTAAAGAAAGCAAGACCTATATGAGAATTTGTTTATTATGTTACCATTTGAGAATGTGTTTACACTTTAcaagttatttttatattaaatttaagatCTATGACAATTTTTTACGGGTAAACAGACCAGAATTACAACATTGTATGTTTCAAATTCGAaagacaaacaaagaaaacgcAAAGAAACCAAGAAGATGTACAAAAGATGGCTTCTGCTACAAGAAACTCAAAAGCATAGTGTCATTGGCGAAGCAGAAGTTAGAAAAGTGTAGGCATGCTTTTTCTCCAGCTATGTGATCTCCGAGTTGTCAAGAACGAAGGAGGTGTAAAGGTCAGACCAAACATCTCCTTCATGGCTCTGCCTTGCTCAGCGAACCTCACAAGCTTCGCTACAACATCTGCACTTTCTACAACCTGAGTCATGTCTTTGGGATTGCTCCAGAGCTCGTTCACAAGTTGTAACCGCCTTCGTTTTGAGTTAACCGCAATCCCAAACTTGTGATAgattcttttcctctcttctgcTGAAAACCTTTTCCCCAAAAGCTTGCTCAGCATCTTTCTCTCCCTGTGAAGCGCTTTCCGGCTTTACCAAAACCAAacgccacaaaaaaaaagggtaggACTTAAACAAAACTGCAACCACAAATGCCAAACGCTATATACAAACACCAATAAAAAATCTAACCTGGAGGCCAGTGTTAAGGTTTCTCCTCCTTCCTCCAATGCTTGGTTTCCCTGAGAGAAGCTATCTTTCATAAACAAAAGTCTTCTTAGCTCTACTCCCATGTAGATTGAATCCGCCTCATCTCCTTTGAAGAGCAAGTAAAAGTATGTTCTATGCACCAAAGAGATGTTACAGGTTTGCCATAGTTCCAGAATCTCTTGCCGCTGTCTCTCAAATTCTCTGTCCATGGATTCCAGACCAATGTCTCTCCCAATTTTACCAGAATCCTCAGCATTCAAGACCTGAtaaacaaaacttgaaaatgaATTGTAAAGTAAGAAGAATCGATcagtatatatgattttgaaCTTACCTCGCCTTGACGCTTAGCCATTTCCTTGAGCCCTTCAACGAACGTCCGGATGGTAGTGATACCTCCCTCTTCTCCCAACGGCGTTCTGATGCTCTGAGCACCAGTGGAATCGCTCGCGCAAGAAGACATAGAATCATTCCTCGACACACTAGAACCGAAGTCTAAATCAGGAAACGCAATCTTGTGACTCTCTGGTCTTCCGAGGAAGTTTGTCCCGAGGTTTTCAGGCGGAGAGCTCATGCCTGGAACGGTCTCAGTGCGGTTCCAGCTTCTCACCCTGACGTTATGGCCTACACTCGTTTCACCATTGGCATCCTCACCACGGCCTAAAACGTTTTCAGGTTCTGCTCTCTCGTCTATGTTGTTATTATAGACAGTGACTGATTCCTCAGTCTCAATGCATTGAACTTCTCTGCAATATTCTTCTGATCGATCTTCAGAACGCCTAGGCAACTCTTCATCTAGATCCTCGTCGTCAGAGTGAGAATGAACATAAGCTCTTGATATTGACAGGGGTGTCGACATCCCATCTGATATGTAACTCCTTATGTCTGAATCAACCACGCCTGATGTCTCTGATACTGAACCATCCTCCCACTTGTCTGTGTGGTTGCCGAAAAGTGGAGTTCCAGGCTTACGACAGAGCAAAAACATAAGCAAGCCGTTTAGTAATACTGGCAGCAATAGATAATTGGGAAGAATCGGCAATACCTTTGACGCCACATTGTGTTCAACCATTCTCATGAAATCTTCAAGCCGGGATTGAGCAAGATCCCTCTGTTTTCTCAACTCTGTGATCTGCTTTTCCATCTGCATAACACGAACTCTTAATCAGCATTACTTCACCCCACAGTTACAAAAACAAGTCAATGTCATACCAAACCTGAAAATGATACTTATGAAAGCACAAACCTTTTGTATCTGAAGATCCTTCTTCCTCACCGTCATCGCACAATCACAGTTTGAGGCAGGTGAGGAGGCAGGGTTTCTCAGTTCGGTCTCGAGCCTCGCAAGCTCACGCTGTAGTTGCTTCAGCAGAGCCTTGTCTGACATAACAACATTGATCCGCGCCTTTGTGGTAACTTCCTTTGCACAGCACGCAAACAAGAGAGTGTTCCTCGTTAGCTCTACATGACTCCTCGCTGGGCTGAGAGTGCATATGATGGCGGTTCTTGCATTCCCTCCCAGGCATGGTTGTAAAATTCGTGTTAGCTTGGAGTCTCTAAAGTTGATGTGCCCTTGTTTTCCCTTACTAGAACAAGTGTAAAAACGCGTGgttctattaaataaaatataactactAAAGCATGTACTTCAAAGGATGTACTGTTCACACACCTAAGTTTACGGATCACTGTTCCAAGAGTCAGCAGACTTCGATTGATATGGCAGCCTTCCTTGAGTCTTGTACCAGCTGACATCGCCTGTGATGCACGCTCACTTCCTGCTAGATCGATGAAATTCTGCACATAAAGGGAGATGAACATGGACACGGTTATTAGAGAAACAAAAGCCTCAAGATCCAACATAAAGAAGGGTTGTTTAGCTTTGTAGATGAGAGCATACCACACTCGCCATGAGGGTTGTAGAGTTTTCTTTGCCTAAGAACTCACGAGCAGAGCTTTCAACTGTCTAAAGATTAAGGAGACAATCAAGGGCCAAGCTAAGAGCGAGAGAATTTGTATGTTAAATCCAGTGATAGATAGAATTTTAACCAGTCTAATAATTTGATGAGATCTAGAACTTCGCTCATTCAATGAGGTTTCACCAATCTTGCGCTGTGCtgcaaaagtgaaaaaaaatatgtaagtcTCATTTCTTCAGACAACATTTTCTGAAGAACAATCTGATTTTCAGACCATTTGCAAAACATCATTACTATCATTGGCTACTTCATAGTAATGGAAAAGTGAGTTTCGACTTTTGAGTGTTACCTTCACAAATAGATAGAAGCTCCTTCAGATGGTTCCAGTCTCGCAGAGTTTCCTCTGTGGCTTTATCAACAACGGTCCCtttctaataagaaaaattagagCAAGGAGAGTCAGAAAACTTTACAAACTAAAGGCTCCCTCGGTAGCGAAAATGACATTCATTTACCTCAGGATCGTCTCGTAGCCTCAGTGATGTACCATCCGAGCTAAGCAGATCTCGTATGGCCTCATTGTAGATCTCTATAGCTGAAAATTTCACAGCAAACGCCCTCTCTTCATGCTGCAGCGTCCAGATCCAATTAGTAGTGcataagaaaaatacaaaccaGCATTAacgttggaaaaaaaaatctgatgtaGTGAGGTCTNCAACAACGGTCCCtttctaataagaaaaattagagCAAGGAGAGTCAGAAAACTTTACAAACTAAAAGCTCTCTCGGTAACGAAAACGAATTCATTTACCTCAGGATCGTCTCGTAGCCTCAGTGATGTACCATCCGAGCTAAGCAGATCTCGTATGGCCTCATTGTAGATCTCTATAGCTGAAAATTTCACAGCAAACGCCCTTTCTTCATGCTGCAGCGTCCAGATCCAATTAGTAGTGcataagaaaaatacaaaccaGCATTAACGTTGGAAAAAAGAATCTGATGTAGTGAGGTCTGTACCTGAAATATATAGTCAAATATGTCAGCCACAGCAAACTCAGTAATACCAGACATGGTGTATGTCTTGCCGCTACTCGTCTGGCCATATGCAAAAATACTACCTGTCAATCATTACAGTCATTCAAGAACTTAGCATATCGTTTCTTCATCAATGCGAGCATCAGCAAAACAACGGGAAAGGATAACTTACAATTGATTCCTTTGACAACCGACAGAGCGATTTCCTTAGTTCCATCCTCGTATACTTGTCTGGTGGGACATTCACCTCGGTAGACTCTATCTGTcaccaaaaaaacatcaatcagGAAATGGGAATCAGAGTCAACGTACGGATGAACAGTGAGATCTTTTCAAATAAAAAGTAAAGGTCAAAGCCAGGTATGAATTAAGTCCTTATATCTCATTATGGATTTCAGACTCAGGAGGTAAGCTATTAGTTTGGAGTTCAAGTAAGACAGAGGTTAAAGCACTATTGCTCTTCTTACCAAATGAATATGCAGAAGGAAAGTTTGAGCCTTCGCGCAACGTGTTTCTGTACAATATGGTGGTATCATTGATGCATTCCCAATCCGCAGCTTCATTAGCTGCAATCTCCTTCTCGTTAAGAGGCCTCAATCTCACCAGAACCAGTATCTTCTCTTCTCGGGCAACAGGCATCTGtgtcttctccatctctttctgCTCTTCTTTAGCAAGTGCTACCAATAGCTCAACATTGGTTTGATTTCAGTgaaaccttttgttttcctgAAACAGTTGTTCCTCTAAGATTGGAGTCCTTGGATATATATTGCAGaatataatttcaaaactaCTGAAAGAACTTCAAAAGCAGAATactattgagaaaaaaaaaaacagaaggagACTTATTTTCCAACTAACACTACACACAAATAAATGGCAAACTCAAGAAAATCTGATCTCACCAAACCAAAGCTAAGAGattaaaacatgaaacatgCGTAGAAAAAGACAAGCTGTTATGTTCTGCCGAAAGAGAACACTTTATACATTTCAATgaaccaaacacaacaaaaaaaataatagaagactttttgttattatttataatattaggTTTTGTTCAAGACAGTTTACTTAGAAGGTGATCTACCTCAACTGAAgaggccaaaaaaaaacaaagattaccGACTTTATCTGTAATGGTCACCCACTAAGCTTGAAGACTAAGTCACGTTTTACCAATCTAAAACATTGTTTAATCAAATAAGAGGTAATGCAATGGTCCCACAGACCACATTTCTCTGTCTGAAAGGCATATATAAGTGTAAGAGGAAAAAAGAAGTTTAACATATTCTAAAGATTTGAAAAGTGTGACTTGGATTAAAATAACATTAAGTTTTTGTATACATcaatggagagagagagggagacaAGGTCAGTCACAATTGCGTGTTTTTAAGGTAAACTAAAAGGAGCTTCAAGTTTACTAGTCAAAGCGCATTGAAACTTTTCAATTGCATCAACCGAACATTTTAAAAcatcattaacaaaaaaatcgtAAGAATATAAAGTGCGTATACATGtcaaataaacaaaaggaaACATGCAAAGAGAGGTATATTACTTACCTAGAGAgttgtcttcttcctcaagGCAATGTGTTTCCAAGAACATTGTTTTGTCTCTCTCCCTCGCACCCGGAAGCTCTGATCTGCAACATACACTACAGAATtcagaatcaatcaatcaacacacAGATTCTTAAACTGTATTTCAACAATTGTCTTGTTAACTATTTCAAACTACACACCAAGAAAAagacccaaaaacaaaaaaacagaatttgaaAAAGGAAAGTAATAGTAATCCAAGAAGAAATAGTATACTAAGAAAAGAGACTGGAAAAATCTGATTTCAGGCTATATTAGCGAAATTCTCAAAagtataaacaacaacaacaatgcgAAGGAGAAGGGAGTTGCGACCCTAAACAATGTAGGGAATTGAAAGCACAATGACAAAATTGGAGACACCGTGACAGTGGTACccggaaaaccaaaaccaaaaaaaaaaagagggaaagaTAGATAGAGAAAACACTACAAAGGATTGTTCTTCTTACGCTCACTCCTGCTAACTAGTTAGTTTGTATTTTTCGTCGTCTGCTTCTTTATTGCTGTCAAGGGTCGACCACTCACTCGACTCTGCTCGGCATTGATTGATGATTTGGTCCCCCAAAGATAGATTTGCTTCGCcggtttctctctttctctctctctctctctctcctccgtCTAGGGGGAGTTGACAAATCTGtataatgaccattttacccctgaatcttttatttttagtaagaaCAACCGTCACATGGACCTCCTACTCTACTTCACTTTATATTCTGTCTGGAGCCCAATCGTGACAGGCCTTATCCTCGGCCCAGATGTTATTATTTACAAGTAGAAGCCCAACAATTAGCAATAATATCCACacctgctgctgctgctaccGTCACCATGTTCCATGTACTGTACAAGGCAAATCAACATTATTCATCTCTTGATTCTTAGTAATTCTTaccttaagttttttttttggttttgttctcttctattttcttcttcacatcaaatatttttgttctcttgAAATTTGCACGCTGTGTGTTTTATTAATGAATAATGATACACtaaatattttctgttttatgttaTTAATGATACCTAAGGTAGGTTAAATACTACATTGAGATTCTTGATTCTAGAGTAACGTAAGCTACAACATACTCTGAAATgaaaccttttaacaaaaaaaaaaaaaacatactctGAAATGAAATGTGTACGCCATGttaaaatatgtgtttgtttGCCTAAGACTTACATTAAGAGATCCATTCGGTAATCTCCATTTGCAATAGAATAGTGCGCAACTTGTATAATAAATACTATTAATGTCGATTTTtttgaagtattttattttttggatttgtttaacatatgaaaattttaattcgTCGTGTTTAAAGAATATGTATAGCGTCAAAAATTTTACAGATACCAAGTGTCATAATATTTCTGCTAAGTAAATGTTTAtggagagaaaaataaaactttgggGGGAAAAAAATCTAACACAAATGTGATAGAAGATCTTTTAGTTAAATGAAAATGTGAAATATGGATGGGcaaaaaactaactttaaacCAAGGCCACTAGTAGAGTTTTTGAGAGTTGGCTTTCAACTACTTCTCGaccaccaaatttttttaaacggcTGGTGACATTTGGCCCACCCACCTTTttgtccttttccttttctttttaatttcctctTGTGGctcttatttttttcctttttcttatatCATTTTTGTTCATATTNNNNNNNNNNNNNNNNNNNNNNNNNNNNNNNNNNNNNNNNNNNNNNNNNNNNNNNNNNNNNNNNNNNNNNNNNNNNNNNNNNNNNNaaaaaaaaaaaaaaaaaaaaaaaaaaacagataaaatatccaacatatatatagtttgaagtagaaaaaatcatataaggTTGATTGAAATTGACTGACAAAGTGACAATAGAACTTACCAGAGAGAAAGAGTGATTCACCAAAAACGAAGGAAACAAGAGGACGAGTCTTGTTTCAGGGAAACACAATCACAATGACCTTCCAGATGGCATTAGAGTcctctttgttttgtcttatcACGAATTAGGGTCCCATTTTTAGTAAagagataattttattttcatgtctTATAATggaactttaattttttaaaatcttatttaaaCAAAACCATATCCACTAAAAGATATGGTTGCTCTCAGTATATTTTTTATCCTAATCATACTACATTTCTTGTTAGACacttactatttttttctctcttaacgaataattaaaaagaaaaataaaaaacactaatGAAATTATTAGAGAAATTACTGAAAAAAGTAGTAATTAACAGTTTATTTTGGCTGCCTAGTCACAGCGAGTGAGTGTATTTGAATACTCTCGGCGCGTGGATTTGGTCGTCTCTTCTGGTCTCTCTCCTTCATCTTACAAAAGATTTTCT from the Camelina sativa cultivar DH55 chromosome 12, Cs, whole genome shotgun sequence genome contains:
- the LOC104729196 gene encoding kinesin-like protein KIN-7F isoform X1 produces the protein MEKTQMPVAREEKILVLVRLRPLNEKEIAANEAADWECINDTTILYRNTLREGSNFPSAYSFDRVYRGECPTRQVYEDGTKEIALSVVKGINCSIFAYGQTSSGKTYTMSGITEFAVADIFDYIFQHEERAFAVKFSAIEIYNEAIRDLLSSDGTSLRLRDDPEKGTVVDKATEETLRDWNHLKELLSICEAQRKIGETSLNERSSRSHQIIRLTVESSAREFLGKENSTTLMASVNFIDLAGSERASQAMSAGTRLKEGCHINRSLLTLGTVIRKLSKGKQGHINFRDSKLTRILQPCLGGNARTAIICTLSPARSHVELTRNTLLFACCAKEVTTKARINVVMSDKALLKQLQRELARLETELRNPASSPASNCDCAMTVRKKDLQIQKMEKQITELRKQRDLAQSRLEDFMRMVEHNVASKPGTPLFGNHTDKWEDGSVSETSGVVDSDIRSYISDGMSTPLSISRAYVHSHSDDEDLDEELPRRSEDRSEEYCREVQCIETEESVTVYNNNIDERAEPENVLGRGEDANGETSVGHNVRVRSWNRTETVPGMSSPPENLGTNFLGRPESHKIAFPDLDFGSSVSRNDSMSSCASDSTGAQSIRTPLGEEGGITTIRTFVEGLKEMAKRQGEVLNAEDSGKIGRDIGLESMDREFERQRQEILELWQTCNISLVHRTYFYLLFKGDEADSIYMGVELRRLLFMKDSFSQGNQALEEGGETLTLASSRKALHRERKMLSKLLGKRFSAEERKRIYHKFGIAVNSKRRRLQLVNELWSNPKDMTQVVESADVVAKLVRFAEQGRAMKEMFGLTFTPPSFLTTRRSHSWRKSMPTLF
- the LOC104729196 gene encoding kinesin-like protein KIN-7F isoform X2, with translation MEKTQMPVAREEKILVLVRLRPLNEKEIAANEAADWECINDTTILYRNTLREGSNFPSAYSFDRVYRGECPTRQVYEDGTKEIALSVVKGINCSIFAYGQTSSGKTYTMSGITEFAVADIFDYIFQHEERAFAVKFSAIEIYNEAIRDLLSSDGTSLRLRDDPEKGTVVDKATEETLRDWNHLKELLSICEAQRKIGETSLNERSSRSHQIIRLTVESSAREFLGKENSTTLMASVNFIDLAGSERASQAMSAGTRLKEGCHINRSLLTLGTVIRKLSKGKQGHINFRDSKLTRILQPCLGGNARTAIICTLSPARSHVELTRNTLLFACCAKEVTTKARINVVMSDKALLKQLQRELARLETELRNPASSPASNCDCAMTVRKKDLQIQKMEKQITELRKQRDLAQSRLEDFMRMVEHNVASKPGTPLFGNHTDKWEDGSVSETSGVVDSDIRSYISDGMSTPLSISRAYVHSHSDDEDLDEELPRRSEDRSEEYCREVQCIETEESVTVYNNNIDERAEPENVLGRGEDANGETSVGHNVRVRSWNRTETVPGMSSPPENLGTNFLGRPESHKIAFPDLDFGSSVSRNDSMSSCASDSTGAQSIRTPLGEEGGITTIRTFVEGLKEMAKRQGEVLNAEDSGKIGRDIGLESMDREFERQRQEILELWQTCNISLVHRTYFYLLFKGDEADSIYMGVELRRLLFMKDSFSQGNQALEEGGETLTLASSRKALHRERKMLSKLLGKRFSAEERKRIYHKFGIAVNSKRRRLQLVNELWSNPKDMTQVVESADVVAKLVRFAEQGRAMKEMFGLTFTPPSFLTTRRSHSWRKSMPTLF
- the LOC104729195 gene encoding F-box/kelch-repeat protein At4g38940-like, whose amino-acid sequence is MSSQIRSPKKQPPEPPCLISLLPEEIIVDIVARVPRCYYPTLSQVSKRFRSLVSSPELYTRRSSLGFIEQCLYVAISKDQTSDIHWFTLCRKPNGGGEETLSGGDHRLVHIPSLPPMPLHGSYVGLGPNIFVMGGFCDWKITSSVSLIDCRTHTAQSLTDMPKAVAISVTELIDRKIYIIGGSDTLSPLKSPSRSIMVFDTDAETWSLNSRPDWEQGKRWFSSVAIGGKIYMRTCYNSFVYDPNEDVCDKDVALHSKEWSSACVIDDVLYYYDVIKNCLRVYDPKQSSWGVVRGFEGVLPRGCKWSKTASYNGGKLVLFLQKTEKAEIWRAEKTEIWCAEIAVERRDGGEIWGKVEWCNVVLGGNFHVMECVTVVL
- the LOC104729194 gene encoding V-type proton ATPase subunit c1, which encodes MSTFSGDETAPFFGFLGAAAALVFSCMGAAYGTAKSGVGVASMGVMRPELVMKSIVPVVMAGVLGIYGLIIAVIISTGINPKAKSYYLFDGYAHLSSGLACGLAGLSAGMAIGIVGDAGVRANAQQPKLFVGMILILIFAEALALYGLIVGIILSSRAGQSRAE